A genomic stretch from Candidatus Baltobacteraceae bacterium includes:
- a CDS encoding M50 family metallopeptidase: MEQHLALSLALPSFAAVGKVVVFLVMLSVLVVLHELGHFIVARWNKVRVNDFALGMGPTLLKWTSPRSGTNYRLNLFPIGGYCAMQGEDGKTNEAVQQRRYLSEAESDDEENFQAKSPVRRLAIIAAGPIANFMVALVLLFVAALGFGSMIATTTVDALQPDMPAIKMGLHPGDTIVSVDGTQIKSGAQLVETIHGSAGKHLTLVVRRGDQTLTLTGTPVERMLGGKRVGLLGFAPRQQAQRAGLTEALADAGGSFWFFLVMQLGVLAALVTSPQHAIGGLAGPVGIAAISGQVQNLGWGPYFMLAAQLSISLGIFNFLPIPALDGGRGAFIIAEFLRGKPVDPEKEAVVHFAGFAALMILMVLVTYHDIVRLVAGRGAL, translated from the coding sequence GTGGAGCAGCATCTCGCCTTGTCCCTTGCATTACCCAGCTTCGCGGCCGTCGGCAAGGTTGTCGTCTTCTTGGTGATGCTCTCGGTGCTGGTCGTACTGCACGAGCTCGGGCACTTCATCGTTGCCCGGTGGAATAAAGTGCGGGTCAACGATTTTGCTCTCGGGATGGGACCAACGCTTCTCAAGTGGACGTCGCCGCGCAGCGGAACGAACTATCGTTTGAATCTTTTTCCGATCGGCGGCTACTGCGCGATGCAGGGTGAGGACGGGAAAACGAACGAGGCGGTTCAGCAACGCCGCTACTTATCCGAAGCCGAAAGCGACGACGAGGAGAACTTCCAGGCCAAGTCGCCGGTACGCCGTCTCGCGATCATTGCAGCGGGGCCGATAGCGAATTTCATGGTCGCATTGGTTTTATTGTTCGTCGCGGCACTCGGATTCGGAAGCATGATCGCAACGACCACGGTCGATGCGTTACAACCCGACATGCCGGCCATAAAAATGGGATTGCATCCGGGTGACACGATCGTCAGCGTCGATGGGACTCAGATCAAGAGCGGCGCGCAGCTGGTCGAAACGATTCACGGCTCGGCCGGCAAACATTTAACGCTCGTCGTGCGACGGGGCGATCAAACGCTAACGCTGACCGGTACGCCGGTCGAACGCATGCTCGGCGGCAAACGCGTGGGGTTGCTCGGTTTTGCTCCGCGGCAACAGGCTCAGCGCGCCGGCCTCACGGAAGCGCTTGCAGATGCCGGCGGCTCGTTTTGGTTCTTTCTCGTGATGCAGCTCGGCGTACTTGCTGCGCTCGTCACGTCGCCGCAGCATGCTATCGGCGGCCTAGCGGGGCCGGTCGGAATCGCTGCAATCAGTGGTCAGGTTCAGAACCTCGGATGGGGTCCGTACTTCATGCTTGCGGCGCAACTCTCGATCTCGCTCGGAATCTTTAATTTTCTTCCGATTCCGGCGCTCGACGGTGGTCGAGGTGCATTCATCATCGCTGAGTTCTTGCGCGGCAAGCCGGTCGATCCGGAAAAGGAAGCGGTCGTACACTTTGCCGGTTTCGCGGCACTGATGATCTTGATGGTGCTGGTTACGTATCATGACATCGTGCGGCTCGTCGCCGGAAGAGGGGCTCTCTGA
- a CDS encoding 1-deoxy-D-xylulose-5-phosphate reductoisomerase, producing MKRVAILGSTGSIGRQALDVISRHRDRFQVVGLAAGRNAELLREQAEKFEVGVMSLKDDGGTRGLMRVATESGADVVLAATDGAVAFDAVFAAVARGIDVAVANKELIVAAGELLLREAAQSGSHILPVDSEHSALFQCLVGEPKERIARLVLTASGGPFWDKTAQDMENVTVEDALAHPTWRMGTKNTIDSATLMNKGLEVIEASRLFEMPWDRIDVLVHRTSVAHGLAIFTDGAVKAQLCPPDMRVPIGYALAYPDRLEDTSLWPDARNVDALTALGAREEEDAIALRFERPDQDRFPCLRLAYRALERGGTAPAALSAANEIAVQAFVEGRIGFTRIPEVVESVLEDVAPEELSLDSVRGADARARHLAEGLVRELGVVAR from the coding sequence GTGAAACGCGTCGCTATTCTTGGGTCGACCGGATCGATCGGGCGTCAGGCCCTCGACGTCATCAGCCGGCATCGCGATCGTTTCCAAGTCGTCGGCTTGGCGGCGGGACGAAATGCCGAGCTGTTGCGTGAGCAAGCCGAGAAGTTCGAAGTCGGCGTCATGTCGCTAAAAGATGACGGCGGGACGCGCGGATTGATGCGCGTTGCAACGGAGAGTGGGGCCGACGTCGTATTGGCAGCAACCGATGGCGCCGTCGCGTTCGACGCAGTCTTCGCAGCGGTCGCGCGGGGCATCGACGTTGCGGTTGCAAACAAAGAGCTGATCGTAGCAGCGGGCGAGCTGCTGTTGCGTGAAGCTGCGCAAAGCGGCTCACACATCTTGCCGGTCGATTCGGAACACAGCGCACTCTTTCAGTGTTTGGTCGGCGAGCCGAAGGAGCGAATCGCGCGCCTTGTCCTCACGGCGTCGGGCGGACCGTTTTGGGACAAAACAGCGCAAGACATGGAAAACGTGACCGTCGAGGACGCGCTCGCACATCCGACCTGGCGCATGGGAACCAAGAACACGATTGATTCGGCGACGCTGATGAACAAAGGTTTAGAAGTCATCGAGGCGAGCCGTTTGTTCGAGATGCCGTGGGATCGCATCGACGTCCTCGTGCACCGCACGAGCGTTGCGCACGGGCTCGCAATCTTTACTGACGGGGCGGTCAAAGCGCAGCTCTGTCCGCCCGACATGCGCGTCCCAATCGGCTATGCGCTCGCGTATCCGGATCGGTTGGAAGATACGTCGCTGTGGCCGGACGCGCGTAATGTCGATGCGCTTACTGCGCTTGGCGCTCGCGAAGAAGAGGATGCAATCGCGCTGCGTTTCGAACGGCCGGATCAGGACCGCTTCCCGTGTCTGCGGCTTGCGTATCGAGCACTCGAACGCGGCGGAACTGCGCCCGCGGCGCTCTCCGCGGCGAACGAGATTGCAGTCCAAGCTTTCGTCGAGGGCCGGATCGGTTTCACGCGCATCCCGGAGGTCGTCGAATCGGTCCTCGAAGACGTCGCACCCGAAGAGCTTTCGCTTGATTCCGTGCGTGGCGCCGACGCGCGCGCACGTCACCTGGCCGAAGGACTCGTCCGCGAGTTAGGAGTTGTCGCGCGCTAG
- a CDS encoding phosphatidate cytidylyltransferase, giving the protein MRRVAIGIGLAILGLGCALVYPLFAVLVAVIAIGCLWEFDKLALRKGTPVEGAIAAPAVLAYIGLTTFGVVHRFESLLLAATIIATFVFSTFAHKGHYLARSAFTLLAVLYIGKLVSYFIVIRGIPEVGMWLTLYAIFIIALTDVFAMLVGVAIGKRPLTRISPRKTVEGSIGGLLVGIGVGVAFGMLPQIGFAWWQGALVGAITSIAAQAGDLVESALKRDARVKNAGSAIGSHGGVLDRFDSYLFAGPAFYFSLWILGFVAHGGLPPP; this is encoded by the coding sequence ATGCGCCGCGTCGCGATCGGCATTGGGCTCGCGATCCTTGGCCTCGGCTGCGCTCTGGTCTATCCGCTTTTCGCCGTGCTCGTCGCGGTCATCGCCATCGGCTGCTTGTGGGAGTTCGACAAGCTCGCGCTGCGCAAAGGAACCCCGGTCGAGGGCGCGATCGCGGCACCGGCGGTGCTCGCATATATCGGGCTGACGACGTTCGGCGTCGTTCATCGTTTCGAGAGTCTGCTGCTCGCGGCGACGATCATCGCGACGTTCGTGTTCTCGACGTTCGCGCACAAGGGTCACTATCTCGCGCGCAGCGCCTTCACGCTCTTGGCCGTCCTGTACATCGGGAAACTGGTCTCGTACTTTATCGTGATTCGCGGCATTCCCGAAGTCGGCATGTGGCTGACGCTGTACGCAATCTTCATTATTGCGCTCACCGACGTGTTCGCGATGCTGGTCGGCGTTGCGATCGGGAAACGCCCGCTCACGAGAATTTCACCCCGAAAAACGGTTGAAGGCTCGATTGGAGGACTGCTCGTCGGCATCGGAGTCGGCGTCGCCTTCGGGATGTTGCCGCAAATCGGATTCGCATGGTGGCAAGGCGCGCTCGTCGGAGCAATCACTTCGATCGCGGCGCAAGCCGGCGATCTGGTCGAGTCGGCTCTCAAGCGCGATGCGCGCGTCAAGAACGCCGGGAGTGCGATCGGCTCGCACGGCGGCGTGCTCGACCGCTTCGACAGTTATCTCTTCGCCGGTCCGGCGTTTTATTTCTCGCTATGGATTCTCGGCTTCGTCGCTCACGGAGGTCTGCCACCGCCGTGA
- the frr gene encoding ribosome recycling factor: MRMLNDVFKDSESRMGKAVESTRHDFAAIRTGRASPALLDRLEVEAYGATVPLKQVASVSSPDGRSLVVSAYDKSTVAGIRKAIETSDLGLNPNVDGQNVRLSFPPLTEERRKDLVKIVHKRGEEGKVAIRGIRHKSVDAVKALLKDHKITEDENKRASDQLQKMTDKYVKDVDALVAAKEKEIMEV; encoded by the coding sequence ATGCGCATGCTCAATGACGTCTTCAAAGACAGTGAGTCACGCATGGGCAAAGCGGTTGAATCAACGCGCCACGATTTTGCGGCGATTCGAACCGGGCGCGCCTCGCCGGCATTGCTGGATCGTCTCGAGGTTGAAGCCTACGGCGCGACCGTTCCGCTCAAACAAGTAGCAAGCGTCAGCTCACCGGACGGACGTTCGCTGGTCGTCAGCGCATACGACAAATCGACGGTCGCGGGAATCCGTAAGGCGATCGAGACCAGCGACCTGGGACTCAATCCCAACGTCGACGGTCAAAACGTTCGGCTCAGCTTTCCACCGCTCACGGAAGAACGCCGCAAAGATTTGGTCAAGATCGTGCACAAGCGCGGCGAAGAAGGCAAAGTCGCAATTCGCGGCATCCGGCACAAGAGCGTCGACGCCGTCAAGGCGCTGCTCAAAGATCACAAAATCACCGAAGACGAGAACAAACGCGCAAGCGATCAGCTGCAGAAGATGACCGACAAATACGTCAAGGACGTCGATGCGCTGGTAGCGGCAAAAGAAAAAGAGATCATGGAGGTATGA
- the pyrH gene encoding UMP kinase has product MEPVFRRVLLKLSGEAFAGADHSVDVETTAGMARQIQAVHKEGISIAVVVGGGNIWRGKTHEAAGMERATADYMGMLATVINALALQDALERIDVASRVQTAIAMHEIAEPYIRRRAIRHLEKGRVVIFAAGTGNPYFTTDTTAALRAVEVGAQAILKATKVDGVYTADPKKDPTATRFTHVDYLQVLQLGLEVMDSTALTLCMDNGLPIVVFDMNVPGNIRRVVFGEPIGTYVGRPTPNQEYAHAQ; this is encoded by the coding sequence GTGGAACCAGTTTTCCGACGCGTCCTGCTCAAGCTCTCCGGCGAAGCCTTTGCCGGCGCCGACCATAGCGTCGATGTCGAGACGACGGCCGGTATGGCGCGTCAGATCCAGGCTGTCCATAAGGAAGGCATCTCGATCGCCGTCGTCGTCGGCGGAGGGAATATTTGGCGCGGGAAGACTCACGAAGCCGCGGGGATGGAACGCGCTACGGCCGACTACATGGGTATGCTCGCGACCGTTATTAATGCGCTCGCGCTCCAGGATGCGCTCGAACGTATCGATGTCGCTTCGCGCGTGCAGACGGCAATTGCAATGCACGAAATCGCGGAGCCTTACATCCGCAGGCGGGCTATCCGTCACTTGGAGAAGGGACGCGTCGTCATTTTCGCTGCGGGGACGGGCAATCCGTATTTCACGACCGATACGACCGCAGCATTGCGGGCCGTCGAAGTCGGCGCGCAAGCGATCCTCAAGGCAACCAAAGTCGACGGCGTCTACACCGCCGATCCGAAAAAGGATCCGACCGCGACACGCTTCACGCACGTCGATTATCTTCAAGTGCTGCAGCTCGGGCTTGAAGTCATGGACAGCACGGCGCTCACGCTTTGCATGGACAACGGACTTCCGATCGTTGTTTTCGATATGAACGTCCCGGGCAATATTCGCCGTGTCGTTTTCGGCGAGCCGATCGGAACGTACGTCGGACGCCCCACGCCGAACCAGGAGTATGCGCATGCTCAATGA
- a CDS encoding translation elongation factor Ts: MQTTDYKPSTDDIKRLREETGGGMIDCRNALVKASGNYEAAKLALTEQGLARAEKKAERVANEGRVASYIHAGGKIGVLVEVNCETDFVARNERFIELSRDVAMHIAAMKPSYLDRESVPGEIVAQQRAEFEKTVPPGKPAAVAEKIVEGKLGKWFEEHCLLEQQFVKNDEVTIGELVAGVSGVLGEKVRVRRFARFALGEE; the protein is encoded by the coding sequence ATGCAAACCACAGATTATAAGCCCAGCACCGACGACATCAAACGTCTCCGCGAAGAAACCGGCGGCGGAATGATCGATTGCCGCAACGCCCTTGTGAAAGCGTCGGGCAATTATGAAGCGGCAAAACTCGCGCTCACGGAGCAAGGCCTCGCGCGCGCCGAGAAAAAAGCCGAACGCGTCGCCAATGAGGGGCGCGTCGCGAGCTACATTCACGCTGGCGGCAAAATCGGCGTCCTCGTCGAGGTCAATTGCGAGACCGATTTCGTGGCTCGCAACGAGCGCTTCATCGAGCTCAGCCGCGACGTCGCGATGCATATCGCGGCGATGAAGCCGTCGTACTTAGATCGCGAGAGCGTTCCAGGCGAGATCGTAGCGCAGCAACGGGCGGAATTCGAGAAAACCGTCCCACCCGGGAAGCCTGCGGCGGTCGCGGAAAAGATCGTCGAGGGGAAACTGGGCAAGTGGTTCGAGGAACATTGTCTGCTCGAGCAGCAGTTCGTGAAGAACGACGAGGTGACGATCGGCGAGCTCGTTGCCGGCGTTTCGGGCGTTTTGGGCGAGAAGGTTCGCGTCAGGCGCTTCGCGCGGTTCGCCCTCGGCGAAGAGTAG